A stretch of the Streptomyces venezuelae genome encodes the following:
- a CDS encoding S-(hydroxymethyl)mycothiol dehydrogenase, whose protein sequence is MTHRVRGVIARSKGAPVETTTILVPDPGPGEALVQVKACGVCHTDLHYREGGINDEFPFLLGHEAAGVVESVGPDVTSVAPGDFVILNWRAVCGTCRACRRGRPWYCFATHNATQPMTLEDGTPLSPALGIGAFAEKTLVAAGQCTKVDPAASPAAAGLLGCGVMAGLGAALNTGNVGRGDTVAVIGCGGVGNAAVAGARLAGAAKIIAVDLDDRKLGWATGLGATHTVNARSEDVVKAIRALTDGHGADVVIEAVGRPDTYEQAFYARDLAGTVVLVGVPTPDMRLDLPLLDVFGRGGALKSSWYGDCLPERDFPLLIDLYLQGRLDLDAFVSETIALDEVEEAFARMERGEVLRSVVQF, encoded by the coding sequence GTGACGCACCGGGTCCGGGGAGTCATCGCGCGGAGCAAGGGCGCACCGGTGGAGACCACCACCATCCTGGTCCCGGACCCGGGCCCCGGTGAGGCCCTGGTACAGGTCAAGGCCTGCGGGGTCTGCCACACCGACCTGCACTACCGGGAGGGCGGGATCAACGACGAGTTCCCGTTCCTGCTCGGCCACGAGGCGGCCGGGGTGGTCGAGTCGGTGGGCCCGGACGTCACCTCCGTCGCCCCCGGCGATTTCGTGATCCTCAACTGGCGTGCGGTGTGCGGCACGTGCAGGGCGTGCCGGCGCGGCCGGCCCTGGTACTGCTTCGCCACCCACAATGCCACCCAGCCGATGACCCTGGAGGACGGCACCCCGCTGTCGCCCGCCCTGGGCATCGGCGCCTTCGCGGAGAAGACCCTGGTGGCGGCTGGCCAGTGCACCAAGGTCGACCCGGCCGCCTCGCCGGCCGCGGCCGGCCTGCTCGGCTGCGGGGTGATGGCCGGCCTCGGCGCGGCCCTCAACACCGGGAACGTGGGGCGCGGCGACACGGTGGCCGTCATCGGCTGCGGGGGAGTGGGCAACGCGGCCGTGGCCGGAGCCCGGCTGGCCGGTGCGGCGAAGATCATCGCGGTGGACCTGGACGACCGCAAGCTGGGCTGGGCCACCGGACTGGGCGCCACCCACACGGTGAACGCCCGCAGCGAGGACGTGGTGAAGGCGATCCGCGCGCTGACGGACGGCCATGGCGCGGACGTGGTCATCGAGGCGGTCGGCCGCCCCGACACCTACGAACAGGCCTTCTACGCCCGCGACCTGGCGGGCACGGTGGTCCTGGTCGGCGTCCCGACCCCGGACATGCGCCTGGACCTGCCCCTGCTGGACGTGTTCGGCCGGGGCGGCGCGCTGAAGTCCTCCTGGTACGGAGACTGCCTCCCGGAACGCGACTTCCCGCTGCTGATCGACCTGTACCTGCAGGGCCGCCTGGACCTGGACGCGTTCGTCTCGGAAACCATCGCCCTCGATGAGGTGGAAGAGGCCTTCGCCCGAATGGAGCGCGGCGAAGTCCTCCGCTCGGTGGTCCAGTTCTGA
- a CDS encoding LysR substrate-binding domain-containing protein, with translation MLDVRRLRLLRELARRGTIAAVAEALAFSPSAVSQQLGVLEREAGLALLERTGRRVRLTPAGENLVRHAEAVLERLEQAEAELAEARVGLAGVLRIGAFPTATRAIVPAALVSLARRHPGLEPMVSETDPAAVAHALRAGDLDVALVHVYDFVPASAEPGLATEPLYAEAMYLAEPADRAEPADRAEPADPAGGPGAPEEEERDAEVLRRGEDAPWITATPGTLCRAMTVRACQAAGFTPRVRHQADEFATVLALVAAGQGVALVPQLGIARPADPAVRLTRLRLQRRTRIAFRSGAAGHPAVAAFGAALRGAVPPELPPE, from the coding sequence ATGCTCGACGTACGACGCCTGCGCCTGCTGCGCGAACTCGCCCGCCGCGGCACCATCGCCGCCGTCGCCGAGGCCCTCGCCTTCAGCCCTTCGGCCGTCTCCCAGCAACTGGGAGTGCTCGAACGGGAGGCCGGTCTGGCCCTGCTGGAGCGGACCGGCCGCCGGGTCCGGCTCACCCCGGCCGGCGAGAACCTGGTGCGCCACGCCGAAGCCGTGCTCGAACGCCTCGAACAGGCCGAGGCCGAGCTGGCCGAGGCACGGGTCGGCCTGGCGGGCGTCCTGCGGATCGGTGCGTTCCCGACCGCCACCCGGGCCATCGTCCCGGCCGCGCTGGTCTCGCTGGCCCGCCGTCATCCGGGCCTGGAGCCGATGGTCTCCGAGACCGACCCGGCGGCCGTCGCCCACGCCCTGCGGGCCGGTGACCTGGACGTGGCCCTGGTCCACGTCTACGACTTCGTCCCCGCCTCAGCGGAGCCCGGCCTCGCCACCGAACCGCTGTACGCCGAGGCCATGTACCTGGCCGAACCGGCGGACCGGGCGGAACCCGCAGACCGGGCGGAACCGGCGGACCCGGCCGGCGGACCCGGTGCACCGGAGGAGGAGGAGCGGGACGCGGAGGTGCTCCGCCGCGGGGAAGACGCCCCGTGGATCACCGCCACCCCGGGGACGCTGTGCCGGGCGATGACCGTACGGGCCTGCCAGGCGGCCGGCTTCACCCCGCGGGTCCGCCACCAGGCCGACGAGTTCGCCACCGTCCTCGCCCTGGTGGCGGCCGGCCAGGGCGTCGCGCTCGTGCCGCAGCTGGGCATCGCCCGCCCGGCGGACCCGGCCGTCCGGCTCACCCGGCTGCGCCTCCAGCGGCGTACCCGGATCGCGTTCCGCAGCGGGGCTGCCGGCCACCCGGCCGTGGCCGCCTTCGGCGCGGCCCTGCGCGGAGCCGTACCGCCCGAACTCCCGCCGGAGTAA
- a CDS encoding dihydrodipicolinate synthase family protein, producing the protein MAQDTALRGIHVPLVTPFDGTGAVAAEALEQLARDVLDAGAAGIVALGTTAEAAALDPAERDLVTEVCARVCGERGAWLTVGAGSNDTRAGEAALARLGGRPEVRAALVTVPSFIRPSPAGVLAHFERLASASPVPLIVYHIPYRTGLELDAATLRALGTLPGIAGIKYAGGGIGPETVALLGDLPDGFTVLAGDDAYLVPLLAMGASGGILASAHLATGRFVELAAAWEAGEVARARELGHALARLSAASFAEPNPAVVKGVLHAQGRIPTPDVRLPLLPAAAESVAGALRRLAELAPAGRL; encoded by the coding sequence ATGGCACAGGACACCGCCCTGCGGGGCATTCACGTACCGCTCGTCACCCCCTTCGATGGCACGGGCGCGGTCGCCGCCGAGGCCCTCGAACAGCTCGCCCGGGACGTACTCGACGCCGGCGCCGCCGGGATCGTCGCGCTCGGGACCACCGCGGAGGCGGCGGCGCTCGACCCGGCCGAGCGTGACCTCGTCACGGAGGTGTGCGCGCGGGTCTGCGGGGAACGCGGCGCATGGCTGACCGTCGGCGCCGGGAGCAACGACACCCGGGCGGGCGAGGCGGCACTGGCCCGGCTCGGCGGGCGGCCGGAGGTGCGGGCGGCGCTGGTGACGGTGCCCTCGTTCATCCGGCCCTCGCCGGCCGGCGTGCTGGCCCACTTCGAGCGGCTGGCATCGGCGAGCCCCGTGCCGCTGATCGTCTATCACATCCCCTACCGCACCGGTCTGGAACTGGACGCGGCCACCCTGCGGGCACTGGGCACGCTGCCGGGGATCGCCGGGATCAAGTACGCGGGCGGCGGTATCGGCCCGGAGACGGTGGCCCTGCTCGGGGACCTGCCGGACGGGTTCACGGTGCTGGCCGGCGATGACGCGTACCTGGTGCCGCTGCTGGCCATGGGGGCTTCGGGCGGCATCCTCGCCTCGGCCCATCTGGCGACCGGGCGGTTCGTGGAGCTGGCCGCCGCCTGGGAGGCGGGCGAGGTGGCGCGGGCCCGGGAGCTGGGGCATGCGCTGGCCCGGCTGTCGGCGGCGTCGTTCGCCGAGCCGAACCCGGCCGTGGTGAAGGGGGTGCTGCACGCGCAGGGCCGGATCCCCACGCCCGATGTGCGGCTGCCGCTGCTGCCCGCCGCGGCGGAGTCGGTGGCGGGGGCGCTGCGGCGACTCGCCGAGCTCGCCCCCGCCGGACGTCTCTGA
- the helR gene encoding RNA polymerase recycling motor ATPase HelR produces the protein MRVELSSAFDLPEHLSSKADPALTAADERHFAAISESLEQATTELSDLLEAARRAPGGLGRQAMDRDAEIHRLTGRLRTLRRFGLDLCLGHFVRTDDPEPVYIGRLGLTDSTGRRLLTDWRSAAAEPFFAATHASPMGLASRRRYRWTGGRISDYWDEVFTADGLEGHAALDDQSAFIASLGGNRSARMRDVLATIQADQDAVIRAGSRGALVVDGGPGTGKTVVALHRAAHLLYSDPRLGHRRGGVLFVGPSRPYLAYVADVLPSLGEEGVQTCTVRDLVAEGAAATVETDPEVARLKSSADLVKAIEPAVRIYEEPPTEGMTVSSHWSDIWLGADDWAAAFAAVEPGTPHNLARDQILEELLAILMDKDDSDAPPHLLRRSLLQDRDLIGTLNRAWPMLEPTDLVGDLWSVPAYLRKCAPGLTPDEVRALQRPDAQAWTVSDLPLLDAARQRLGDPEASVRKRRHDAAVAAERARRADVIDGLLEADDDGEGAVTMLRGRDLQDTLIDGSGLPGAEPDLLAGPFAHIIVDEAQELTDAEWQMLLLRCPSRSFTIVGDRAQARHGFTESWQERLERAGLDRITVASLTVNYRTPAEVMEVAEPAIRAALPDANVPSSIRSSGIPVVHGAVADLDAILDTWLAAHAEGTACVIATGDTGDGTFRAASSRVRSLTPTLSKGLEFDLVVLIDPERFGEGTEGAVDRYVAMTRATRQLVILTSS, from the coding sequence TTGCGTGTTGAGCTGTCCAGTGCGTTCGACCTTCCCGAGCACCTTTCCTCCAAGGCCGACCCGGCGCTGACCGCCGCCGACGAGCGGCATTTCGCAGCCATCTCGGAGAGCCTCGAACAGGCGACCACCGAACTGTCCGACCTCCTGGAGGCCGCGCGCAGGGCGCCCGGCGGCCTCGGCCGGCAGGCGATGGACCGGGACGCCGAGATCCACCGCCTGACCGGCCGACTGCGCACCCTGCGCCGCTTCGGCCTGGACCTGTGCCTGGGGCACTTCGTCCGTACCGACGACCCCGAGCCGGTGTACATCGGACGGCTCGGCCTGACCGACAGCACGGGGCGGCGGCTGCTGACCGACTGGCGGTCCGCCGCGGCCGAGCCGTTCTTCGCGGCCACCCACGCAAGCCCGATGGGCCTGGCGAGCCGCCGCCGCTACCGCTGGACCGGCGGCCGGATCAGCGACTACTGGGACGAGGTGTTCACCGCCGACGGGCTCGAGGGGCACGCCGCACTCGACGACCAGTCCGCGTTCATCGCCAGTCTGGGCGGCAACCGGTCGGCTCGGATGCGCGATGTACTCGCCACCATCCAGGCCGATCAGGACGCCGTCATCCGGGCGGGATCCCGCGGGGCCCTCGTTGTCGACGGCGGTCCGGGCACGGGCAAGACCGTGGTCGCCCTGCACCGGGCCGCCCACCTCCTCTACTCGGATCCCCGTCTCGGCCACCGCCGGGGCGGCGTGCTCTTCGTCGGTCCGAGCCGGCCCTACCTGGCCTATGTGGCCGATGTCCTGCCCAGCCTCGGCGAGGAGGGCGTACAGACCTGCACCGTGCGCGACCTCGTCGCCGAGGGAGCCGCAGCCACGGTCGAGACCGATCCGGAGGTGGCCCGTCTGAAGTCCTCCGCGGACCTGGTGAAGGCGATCGAACCGGCCGTCCGAATCTACGAGGAGCCGCCCACCGAGGGGATGACGGTCTCCAGCCACTGGTCCGACATCTGGCTTGGCGCCGATGACTGGGCGGCGGCCTTCGCCGCAGTGGAACCAGGTACTCCGCACAACCTGGCCCGTGACCAGATCCTGGAGGAGCTGCTTGCGATCCTGATGGACAAGGACGACAGCGACGCTCCGCCCCACCTGCTCCGGCGGTCGCTGCTGCAGGACCGGGACCTGATCGGGACCCTCAACCGGGCATGGCCGATGCTGGAGCCGACCGACCTCGTCGGAGACCTCTGGTCGGTACCCGCCTACCTGCGCAAGTGCGCTCCCGGGCTCACCCCCGACGAGGTCCGCGCCCTCCAGCGCCCGGACGCCCAGGCCTGGACGGTGTCCGACCTGCCGCTCCTCGACGCCGCCCGGCAGCGGCTCGGCGACCCGGAGGCGTCCGTGCGCAAGCGCCGGCACGACGCCGCCGTCGCCGCCGAACGCGCGCGCAGGGCCGATGTCATCGACGGCCTGCTGGAGGCCGACGACGACGGTGAAGGCGCGGTCACGATGCTGCGCGGCCGGGACCTGCAGGACACCCTGATCGACGGGAGCGGGCTCCCCGGTGCCGAACCGGACCTGCTCGCCGGCCCGTTCGCACACATCATCGTCGACGAGGCCCAGGAACTGACCGACGCCGAGTGGCAGATGCTGCTGCTCCGCTGCCCGTCCCGGAGCTTCACCATCGTCGGCGACCGCGCCCAGGCCCGGCACGGGTTCACGGAGTCCTGGCAGGAGCGCCTGGAGCGGGCCGGGCTCGACCGGATCACCGTGGCCTCCCTGACCGTCAACTACCGTACGCCGGCAGAGGTCATGGAGGTGGCCGAGCCGGCCATCCGGGCCGCGCTCCCGGACGCCAATGTGCCGTCCTCCATCCGCAGCAGCGGCATTCCCGTCGTCCACGGAGCCGTGGCGGACCTGGACGCGATCCTCGATACCTGGCTGGCTGCGCACGCCGAAGGAACCGCCTGCGTCATCGCCACCGGTGACACCGGCGACGGTACGTTCCGGGCGGCGTCGTCCCGCGTGCGGTCGCTGACACCGACACTGTCGAAGGGCCTCGAGTTCGACCTGGTCGTCCTCATCGACCCCGAGAGGTTCGGCGAGGGCACGGAGGGAGCCGTCGACCGCTATGTCGCGATGACCCGCGCGACCCGGCAGCTCGTCATCCTCACGAGCTCCTGA
- a CDS encoding NUDIX domain-containing protein translates to MPAPPASPSPPGQPGRQPGQQPTPEEVRAHYAARPSPLVAATGIVLDDAGRVLLLTPSYKEGVELPGGSVEDTETPEEGLARELTEELGLDVPVGRLLAVDARAPGELGRSLVVHVHLVGPLTAEQAAAIRYANGEVAEAHWHTPEEAHRLLPERIAPRLRAGLAALYVGSIAHLVNGVPQPGSPAALDPERRAALEHANALDSASHRANRPKAFTAAHMLLTDRSGRVLLVQPAYGAGGRWHLPGGGVDSDLGESPRDGARREVWEELGLEVEPGRLLAVNWASHAPYPARVAFTFDGGVLDDSTLAQIKLPPEELREWRLAGQEELGSLVRPKLRRRIEACLTALREGTGPLELHAGRPWTGPGPDPAP, encoded by the coding sequence GTGCCCGCGCCGCCCGCATCTCCCTCCCCGCCGGGACAGCCCGGACGGCAGCCCGGACAGCAGCCCACCCCGGAGGAGGTCCGGGCGCACTACGCGGCCCGGCCCTCGCCGCTGGTCGCGGCGACCGGGATCGTCCTGGACGATGCCGGCCGGGTGCTGCTGCTGACCCCCTCCTACAAGGAGGGGGTGGAGCTGCCCGGCGGCAGCGTGGAGGACACCGAGACGCCCGAGGAGGGCCTGGCCCGGGAGCTCACGGAGGAACTCGGGCTGGACGTGCCGGTGGGCCGGCTGCTCGCCGTGGACGCGCGGGCGCCGGGCGAGCTGGGCCGGTCCCTGGTGGTGCACGTCCATCTGGTGGGGCCGCTGACCGCGGAGCAGGCGGCGGCGATCCGCTACGCCAACGGCGAGGTGGCCGAGGCCCACTGGCACACCCCGGAGGAGGCCCACCGGCTGCTGCCGGAGCGGATCGCGCCGCGGCTGCGGGCCGGGCTGGCCGCGCTGTACGTGGGCTCGATCGCCCATCTGGTCAACGGCGTCCCGCAGCCCGGCTCCCCCGCCGCACTCGACCCCGAGCGGCGGGCCGCGCTGGAGCATGCCAACGCGCTGGACTCGGCCAGCCACCGGGCCAACCGGCCGAAGGCGTTCACCGCCGCGCACATGCTGCTCACCGACCGTTCCGGCCGGGTGCTGCTGGTACAGCCCGCCTACGGCGCCGGCGGCCGGTGGCATCTGCCGGGCGGCGGGGTGGACAGCGACCTCGGGGAGAGCCCGCGCGACGGGGCGCGGCGCGAGGTCTGGGAGGAGCTGGGGCTGGAGGTGGAGCCCGGCAGGCTGCTGGCCGTCAACTGGGCGAGCCATGCGCCGTATCCGGCCCGGGTGGCGTTCACCTTCGACGGCGGGGTCCTGGACGACAGCACCCTCGCGCAGATCAAGCTGCCTCCGGAGGAGCTGCGGGAGTGGCGGCTGGCCGGGCAGGAGGAGCTGGGCTCGCTGGTCCGGCCGAAGCTGCGGCGGCGGATCGAGGCCTGCCTGACCGCGCTCCGGGAGGGCACCGGGCCCCTGGAGCTGCACGCGGGCCGGCCCTGGACCGGCCCCGGCCCGGACCCGGCGCCGTGA
- a CDS encoding phosphotransferase enzyme family protein, which produces MNEGTAALLARAYGLVPHTVEPGPAGTESVNHIVTEAGGARWFVKGHPPGADPVAVEQALELGRFAGRAGVPVPEVRETGDGRLLARAPAGGSPAAVSVSAYVAGAETAEGGLYGGRWAAVGRTLARLHTALARHPGGHVRLAPSTVVHDPGARRDRLRRLIERYEERPREGFEGWALDAARDRLALLPRIDELAAALPDRLTVQAVHGDLASPNLLLRGERVAAVIDFRPPGPRAAVWEIARIGCDPRTVVTRADWPAGLARLIAAYRAARPGFPAAELAAVPRTALCALAGSVYPLNEPLDHPQSVTRSLRTYAVTRDRAITLLLERLPEAERAVAEALKHVRFAPL; this is translated from the coding sequence GTGAACGAAGGGACGGCCGCACTGCTGGCCCGGGCGTACGGACTGGTCCCGCACACGGTGGAGCCCGGCCCCGCGGGCACCGAAAGCGTCAACCACATCGTCACCGAAGCGGGCGGAGCACGCTGGTTCGTCAAGGGCCATCCGCCGGGCGCCGATCCGGTGGCCGTGGAACAGGCCCTGGAACTGGGCCGGTTCGCGGGCCGGGCCGGGGTGCCGGTGCCCGAGGTACGGGAGACCGGGGACGGCCGGCTGCTCGCCCGCGCCCCGGCCGGCGGCAGCCCGGCCGCCGTCTCGGTCTCGGCGTACGTGGCCGGGGCGGAGACCGCCGAGGGCGGGTTGTACGGGGGCCGCTGGGCCGCCGTCGGCCGGACCCTGGCCCGGCTGCACACGGCGCTGGCCCGGCACCCGGGCGGCCATGTCCGGCTGGCGCCGTCCACCGTCGTCCACGACCCCGGAGCCCGGCGGGACCGGCTGCGCCGGCTGATCGAGCGGTACGAGGAGCGGCCCCGCGAGGGCTTCGAGGGGTGGGCGCTGGACGCCGCTCGGGACCGGCTCGCGCTGCTGCCGCGGATCGACGAGCTGGCCGCAGCGCTCCCGGACCGGCTGACCGTCCAGGCCGTACACGGCGACCTCGCCTCCCCGAACCTGCTGCTGCGCGGGGAACGGGTGGCCGCGGTCATCGACTTCCGGCCGCCCGGCCCGCGGGCGGCGGTCTGGGAGATCGCCCGGATCGGCTGCGATCCGCGGACGGTGGTGACCCGGGCCGACTGGCCGGCCGGTCTGGCCCGGCTGATCGCCGCCTACCGCGCGGCCCGCCCCGGCTTTCCGGCGGCCGAACTGGCCGCCGTACCGAGGACCGCGCTGTGCGCCCTGGCCGGCTCCGTGTACCCCCTGAACGAACCGCTGGACCACCCGCAGTCCGTCACCCGCTCCCTCCGCACCTACGCCGTGACCCGCGACCGCGCCATCACCCTGCTCCTGGAGCGCCTCCCGGAGGCCGAACGGGCCGTCGCCGAAGCCCTAAAACATGTCCGCTTTGCTCCGCTAT